A window of the Streptomyces sp. NBC_01351 genome harbors these coding sequences:
- the abc-f gene encoding ribosomal protection-like ABC-F family protein: MRPATTTAASTAPAAQLALTDVSKAYGDRVVLDQVSFTLRPGEKAAVIGENGSGKSTLMRLIAGVEAPDHGRITRSFPGGVGHLAQTLGLGPDRTVRDAVDSALHELRTLEAGIRAAEAALADAGPAELDAYGDLLTAYEARDGYAADARTDAALHGLGIGHVGRERTLGSLSGGEQSRLALACVLGASPELLLLDEPTNHLDEPAVAWLAERLRAHRGTLMVITHDRAFVEAVATTVLEVDRDLRTVTRYGDGWAGYRAARAAARRGREQRHQEYLGELARTQRLVDAAGQRLATSGKDPGEGFGKHRRSHEAKLSGQVRAARRHLDRLLREPVEAPPEPLRFAARIDEDGGAPPEDTPYVAELAAVRVDGRLDVPELAIGPGARLLVSGPNGAGKSTLLRVLAGDLAPDQGTVRCGTSVGYLPQEVAFDPGRHPLLHGFAAGRPGDPEEYAEQLLGLGLFRAEDLRVPVAALSVGQRRRLELARLVTRPAGLLVLDEPTNHVSPALVEELEDALAAFRGAVVAVSHDRRFRSAFTGPGLELRAGSPVAGSVRHV, translated from the coding sequence ATGCGCCCCGCCACCACCACCGCCGCCTCAACCGCACCGGCCGCGCAGCTCGCTCTCACCGACGTCTCCAAGGCCTACGGCGACCGCGTCGTGCTCGACCAGGTCTCCTTCACCCTGCGCCCCGGCGAGAAGGCCGCCGTCATCGGCGAGAACGGCTCCGGCAAGTCGACCCTCATGCGACTGATCGCCGGGGTCGAGGCACCCGACCACGGCCGGATCACCCGAAGCTTCCCCGGCGGCGTCGGTCACCTCGCGCAGACCCTCGGTCTCGGGCCGGACCGCACCGTGCGGGACGCCGTGGACTCCGCCCTGCACGAGCTGCGGACGCTGGAGGCGGGCATCCGGGCCGCCGAGGCGGCGCTCGCCGACGCCGGGCCCGCCGAGCTCGACGCGTACGGTGACCTGCTCACCGCGTACGAGGCCCGCGACGGCTACGCGGCCGACGCCCGCACCGACGCCGCCCTGCACGGGCTCGGGATCGGGCACGTCGGACGCGAGCGGACCCTCGGCTCGCTGTCCGGCGGTGAACAGTCCCGGCTGGCCCTCGCCTGCGTACTCGGCGCGTCACCGGAACTGCTGCTGTTGGACGAGCCGACCAACCACCTCGACGAACCGGCCGTGGCGTGGCTGGCGGAGCGGCTCCGCGCCCACCGGGGGACGCTGATGGTCATCACGCACGACCGCGCGTTCGTGGAGGCCGTGGCGACGACCGTGCTGGAGGTCGACCGCGATCTGCGGACCGTCACGCGGTACGGGGACGGCTGGGCGGGCTACCGTGCCGCCCGGGCGGCGGCCCGCCGGGGGCGCGAGCAGCGCCACCAGGAATACCTCGGCGAACTCGCCCGTACGCAGCGCCTCGTCGACGCCGCGGGGCAGCGGCTGGCCACCAGCGGCAAGGACCCCGGGGAGGGCTTCGGCAAGCACCGGCGCTCGCACGAGGCCAAGCTGTCGGGGCAGGTCAGGGCGGCGCGACGGCATCTGGACCGGCTGCTGCGGGAGCCCGTCGAGGCGCCTCCCGAGCCGCTTCGGTTCGCCGCCCGGATCGACGAGGACGGCGGCGCCCCGCCGGAGGACACCCCGTACGTGGCGGAACTGGCCGCGGTCCGGGTCGACGGGCGGCTGGACGTACCGGAGTTGGCGATCGGCCCGGGGGCCCGGCTGCTGGTCTCGGGCCCGAACGGAGCCGGCAAGTCCACGCTGCTGCGGGTGCTCGCCGGAGACCTCGCGCCGGACCAGGGCACGGTGCGGTGCGGGACATCGGTCGGCTACCTCCCGCAGGAGGTCGCGTTCGACCCGGGCCGGCACCCGCTGCTGCACGGCTTCGCGGCCGGACGCCCCGGCGACCCGGAGGAGTACGCCGAGCAGCTCCTCGGCCTCGGCCTGTTCCGCGCGGAGGACCTGCGCGTGCCCGTGGCCGCGCTCTCGGTCGGCCAGCGCCGCCGGCTGGAACTGGCCCGGCTCGTGACGCGCCCCGCCGGGCTGCTCGTACTGGACGAGCCGACCAACCACGTGTCCCCCGCGCTGGTCGAGGAGTTGGAGGACGCCCTGGCCGCCTTCCGCGGCGCGGTCGTCGCCGTCTCCCACGACCGCCGCTTCCGCTCCGCCTTCACCGGCCCCGGCCTGGAACTCCGGGCGGGCTCCCCGGTGGCGGGCTCGGTACGGCACGTCTAG
- a CDS encoding GNAT family N-acetyltransferase, translating into MIENELDLAAVETDRVTCWRGRAVGLAPLDAEDAELMHTWRSDPVAALEIGFWPRSLTSLRERMERDRDDHDRDDFMVLLPDGTPIGHIALVDQDMVDGTAEVHLMMAPEHRGQSHGTDALEALTDLAFGELPMQRVQAVTHTGNAAALGVLAKAGFVREGVRRSACLHRGRRLDVAVLSLLRTEWEALERPRSWDL; encoded by the coding sequence GTGATCGAGAACGAGTTGGACCTGGCGGCCGTGGAGACGGACCGAGTGACGTGTTGGCGGGGGAGGGCGGTCGGCCTCGCACCGCTCGATGCCGAAGACGCCGAGTTGATGCACACCTGGCGGTCCGACCCGGTGGCCGCTCTTGAGATCGGCTTCTGGCCGCGCTCCCTCACCTCACTGCGCGAGCGCATGGAGCGGGACCGGGACGATCACGACCGTGACGACTTCATGGTGTTGCTCCCCGACGGCACCCCGATCGGCCACATCGCGCTCGTCGATCAGGACATGGTCGACGGTACGGCGGAAGTCCACCTGATGATGGCCCCGGAGCACCGGGGGCAGAGCCACGGCACCGACGCGCTGGAGGCACTGACCGACCTCGCCTTCGGCGAACTGCCCATGCAGCGCGTCCAGGCCGTCACCCACACCGGCAACGCGGCCGCGCTCGGTGTCCTGGCCAAGGCGGGATTCGTACGGGAGGGAGTGCGCCGCTCGGCTTGTCTGCACCGCGGGCGCCGCCTCGACGTCGCCGTCCTGTCCCTGCTCCGTACGGAGTGGGAGGCGCTGGAACGCCCGAGGTCCTGGGACCTCTGA
- a CDS encoding putative quinol monooxygenase has product MIFIVVKFPVKPEHVEQWPETVAEFTRATRAEPGNLWFEWSRSLEEPDTYVLVEAFHDGAAEAHVTSEHFRTALETMRPLVTRTPHIVSTTIEGADGWSRMGELQVD; this is encoded by the coding sequence ATGATCTTCATCGTGGTGAAATTCCCCGTCAAGCCCGAACACGTCGAGCAGTGGCCCGAGACGGTCGCGGAGTTCACCCGCGCCACCCGTGCCGAGCCCGGCAACCTGTGGTTCGAGTGGTCCCGCAGCCTTGAGGAGCCCGACACCTACGTTCTGGTCGAGGCGTTCCACGACGGCGCCGCGGAGGCGCACGTGACCTCCGAGCACTTCCGGACCGCGCTGGAGACCATGCGCCCCCTGGTCACCCGTACGCCCCACATCGTCAGCACCACCATCGAGGGCGCCGACGGCTGGAGCCGGATGGGCGAGCTGCAGGTCGACTGA
- a CDS encoding FHA domain-containing protein, which translates to MASVIVGRTGPFTGQSVVLGSAPLTFGRKSDSGIVIVSPSASRLHAEIVTEDAGFVLYDRDSRNGTYVNDERVTRHVLRPNDCVRIGDETFLYEAQDAMETVINLSQLDVPRAGVGTDPGVLRVTVSGGGPVGLAFALALEETLHGRVAITVHDGRWIRKDSGIVWKGEEQGNVRRQQVVTVQSRQYLALSEEVRSALFDEGAYSEMWPVGPDSVDGSPPRNIRIAYIENRLLELANTKAAIRLVPSRFDPQEQQSRLAQEHVLAICEGGRSRTREHYGDRFGGADSSIYSLDGEHLQDVVLGLRVKSKLSDPMSVLLTVSQNRFLLNSLRGEGFLNMRLTREEAKSVIGIDPVRQVFEECIAARPCLMSREEDNEFRCPTHGTLFLPALLRSSPLWKEIRQGLNLFGVAEDDLSAITSFRLDMVQRPRFTAQLNRPTATSPGTYGFLLGDAANAIHFWPGRGLNSGLASATSLARTLVRAWRGKPLRDADFIRHEAAMSMLQYRHKSRAWNAMVTTDEQGTTRAIKDIIARSAEPRRGTGSAPDRADLGVGIELDGLLDRMAAIRDRLAPRLPGMPTDAELRSHLATVAPATLRVLQESGAWDTLIVGGEEADIDLFYQSDSPVYVPRPADPRSPAPAGDLREAVS; encoded by the coding sequence GTGGCATCGGTCATCGTAGGGCGCACGGGTCCCTTCACGGGGCAGAGCGTGGTTCTGGGCAGCGCCCCCCTCACCTTCGGGCGCAAGAGCGACAGCGGCATCGTGATCGTGAGCCCCAGCGCCTCCCGGCTGCACGCCGAGATCGTCACGGAGGACGCCGGATTCGTCCTCTACGACCGGGACAGCAGGAACGGCACGTACGTCAACGACGAACGCGTCACCCGGCACGTGCTGCGTCCGAACGACTGCGTCCGGATCGGTGACGAGACCTTTCTCTACGAGGCGCAGGACGCCATGGAGACGGTCATCAACCTCTCCCAGCTGGACGTCCCGCGCGCGGGCGTCGGCACGGACCCCGGCGTGCTGCGGGTCACGGTCTCCGGCGGGGGCCCGGTGGGTCTCGCCTTCGCGCTGGCCCTGGAGGAGACGCTCCACGGGCGCGTGGCCATCACCGTCCACGACGGACGATGGATCAGGAAGGACTCCGGGATCGTCTGGAAGGGCGAGGAGCAGGGCAACGTCCGCCGCCAGCAGGTCGTGACCGTGCAGAGCCGGCAGTACCTCGCGCTGTCCGAGGAGGTGCGGTCGGCTCTGTTCGACGAAGGCGCCTACTCGGAGATGTGGCCCGTCGGACCGGACTCCGTCGACGGGAGCCCTCCCCGCAACATCCGGATCGCGTACATCGAGAACCGGCTCCTGGAGCTGGCCAACACGAAGGCGGCGATCCGGCTCGTTCCGAGCCGCTTCGACCCGCAGGAGCAGCAGAGCCGCCTGGCGCAGGAACACGTCCTGGCGATCTGCGAGGGCGGGCGTTCCCGGACCCGCGAGCACTACGGCGACCGCTTCGGCGGGGCCGACTCGTCGATCTACTCACTCGACGGGGAGCACCTGCAGGACGTCGTTCTCGGGCTCCGGGTCAAATCGAAGCTGTCCGACCCGATGAGCGTGCTGCTGACCGTGTCGCAGAACCGGTTCCTGCTCAACTCGCTGAGGGGCGAGGGTTTCCTGAACATGCGCCTCACGCGTGAGGAGGCCAAGAGCGTGATCGGCATCGACCCGGTCCGTCAGGTCTTCGAGGAGTGCATCGCCGCGCGTCCCTGCCTGATGAGCCGTGAGGAGGACAACGAGTTCCGCTGCCCGACGCACGGGACGCTCTTCCTGCCGGCCCTGCTGCGGAGCTCGCCGCTGTGGAAGGAGATCCGGCAGGGCCTGAACCTGTTCGGCGTGGCCGAGGACGATCTGTCGGCCATCACCTCGTTCCGGCTGGACATGGTGCAGCGCCCGAGGTTCACGGCCCAGCTGAACCGCCCGACCGCGACGAGCCCGGGCACGTACGGCTTCCTGCTGGGTGACGCCGCCAACGCCATCCACTTCTGGCCCGGTCGGGGCCTCAACAGCGGTCTCGCCTCGGCCACTTCCCTGGCCCGCACCCTCGTTCGCGCGTGGCGGGGGAAGCCGCTGCGCGACGCCGACTTCATCCGGCACGAGGCGGCCATGTCCATGCTCCAGTACCGGCACAAGAGCCGGGCCTGGAACGCCATGGTGACCACCGACGAACAGGGCACCACCCGTGCGATCAAGGACATCATCGCCCGCAGTGCGGAACCGCGACGTGGCACCGGTTCCGCGCCGGACCGGGCCGACCTCGGCGTCGGCATCGAACTCGACGGGCTCCTCGACCGGATGGCGGCGATCCGCGATCGGCTGGCGCCCCGGCTGCCCGGAATGCCCACGGACGCGGAACTGCGCTCCCACCTCGCCACGGTCGCGCCCGCCACCCTGCGGGTCCTTCAGGAGAGCGGAGCCTGGGACACCCTGATCGTCGGCGGAGAGGAGGCCGACATCGACCTCTTCTACCAGTCGGACTCGCCGGTCTACGTCCCGCGCCCGGCCGACCCGCGCAGCCCCGCGCCGGCCGGCGACCTACGGGAAGCGGTGTCCTGA
- a CDS encoding ABC transporter ATP-binding protein codes for MTTPDTRRPRSASDILRIALRRNVGAMVWGTVLMGLYQAGETAFPIALGLIVEHTMQDRSTGSLALSIGSLALIITTVSLSWRFGMRILQKANTTEAHRWRVRVADCGLQPVARDVDLKSGEVLTIATEDADQTADIVEVVPLLVSSLVAVLVATVALGLADLRLGVLVIVGTVAILSVLSVMSKRIGSSTREQQARVARAGAKVADLITGLRPLHGFGGNHAAFLSYRKVSTEARHQAIVVARANGAYAGVATALNATLAAAVTLTAGWLAFNGRITIGELVMAVGLAQFIMEPLKMFSDMPKYVMMAHASAERMALVLAAPAVATPGPELPAAGGDLEIDCVRYGALRGLKFRVHAGEFVAVAVYQPRAAADLASVLAVKVAPDAYEGVVRLGGQDIAGLSVDAVREHMLVNPYEGEIFAGTLRTNIDPSGTSRTVPEAVEASMLTDVVALHSGGLDHGVRDRGANLSGGQRQRLSLARALAADSDVLVLHDPTTAVDAVTEQLIARNVAKLRRGRTTVVITSSPSLLDAADRVLVLDDGVVTAEDSHRNLLATDEDYRRAVAR; via the coding sequence ATGACAACTCCTGACACGCGGCGGCCCCGCTCGGCGTCCGACATACTGCGCATCGCACTGCGCCGCAACGTCGGCGCGATGGTCTGGGGCACCGTCCTGATGGGCCTCTACCAGGCCGGCGAGACGGCGTTCCCGATCGCGCTCGGCCTGATCGTCGAGCACACGATGCAGGACCGCAGCACGGGCTCCCTCGCCCTGTCGATCGGCTCGCTGGCCTTGATCATCACGACCGTGTCGCTGTCGTGGCGGTTCGGGATGCGCATCCTGCAGAAGGCCAACACGACCGAGGCGCACCGCTGGCGGGTGCGCGTCGCCGACTGCGGACTCCAGCCGGTGGCCAGGGACGTCGACCTCAAGTCCGGCGAGGTGCTGACCATCGCCACCGAGGACGCCGACCAGACCGCCGACATCGTCGAGGTGGTGCCGCTGCTGGTCAGCTCACTGGTCGCGGTGCTCGTCGCGACGGTCGCGCTGGGGCTGGCCGACCTCCGGCTCGGTGTGCTGGTGATCGTGGGAACCGTCGCGATCCTGTCGGTCCTGAGCGTGATGTCCAAGCGGATCGGCTCCAGCACCCGCGAACAGCAGGCCCGGGTGGCACGGGCGGGCGCGAAGGTCGCCGACCTGATCACCGGCCTGCGGCCGCTGCACGGCTTCGGCGGCAACCACGCCGCGTTCCTGTCCTACCGGAAGGTCAGCACGGAGGCGAGGCACCAGGCGATCGTCGTGGCCAGGGCGAACGGCGCGTACGCGGGCGTCGCCACGGCCCTCAACGCGACGCTCGCCGCCGCCGTGACCCTCACGGCGGGCTGGCTGGCCTTCAACGGCCGGATCACCATCGGGGAACTCGTCATGGCCGTGGGGCTGGCGCAGTTCATCATGGAACCCCTCAAGATGTTCTCGGACATGCCCAAGTACGTGATGATGGCCCACGCCTCGGCCGAGCGGATGGCACTGGTGCTGGCCGCTCCCGCGGTCGCGACCCCGGGGCCGGAGCTGCCGGCCGCGGGCGGGGACCTCGAGATCGACTGCGTCCGGTACGGCGCCCTGCGCGGGCTGAAGTTCCGGGTGCACGCGGGCGAGTTCGTGGCGGTCGCCGTCTACCAGCCGCGCGCGGCGGCGGACCTCGCCTCGGTGCTGGCCGTGAAGGTCGCGCCCGACGCGTACGAGGGAGTGGTGCGGCTCGGGGGGCAGGACATCGCCGGCCTGTCCGTCGACGCGGTCCGCGAGCACATGCTGGTGAACCCGTACGAGGGGGAGATCTTCGCGGGCACCCTCCGTACGAACATCGACCCGTCGGGCACCAGCCGGACGGTGCCCGAGGCCGTCGAGGCGTCCATGCTGACCGACGTCGTCGCCCTCCACAGCGGAGGACTCGACCACGGCGTCCGCGACCGCGGCGCGAACCTCTCCGGTGGGCAGCGCCAGCGACTGTCCCTCGCCCGCGCCCTCGCCGCCGACAGCGACGTCCTCGTCCTGCACGACCCGACCACGGCCGTCGACGCGGTCACCGAGCAGCTCATCGCGCGCAACGTCGCGAAGCTGCGGCGGGGCCGCACCACGGTCGTGATCACCAGCAGCCCGTCGCTCCTGGACGCCGCCGACCGTGTCCTCGTCCTGGACGACGGGGTCGTCACCGCCGAGGACAGCCACCGCAACCTCCTCGCCACCGACGAGGACTACCGCCGGGCCGTGGCCCGGTGA
- a CDS encoding amidohydrolase, whose product MLCTRLTNARFLTMDPDHPVAHQLGIWRGRIVSLDEAVASLPAHEVIDLQGATVLPGFIDAHVHLPWTGFKQNTPSIAGLTRIDDVLAVVAHAVARKDSPGSWVSIAGYDQRALGRHLTAAELDKVSQGHKLYVLHDSGHGCVVNTAVLDLLAADVPHENGFLAEGAMGAARALRLPYSQQDLAEAIGRAARTCLAEGITACAEAGIGGALFGHSPVELGAYQLAREKGLLPLRVQLMVSADRLNPVAAHAADGIPKALDLGLRTGFGDEWLSVGALKIYTDGGMMARTAALSAPYEGLRHAGQLQDDPEALAQSIVDGHLAGWQLAVHAIGDRAADVALDALERAQRLRPRPDARHRIEHAGLIRPDQLPRFAGLGVSAVVQPNFLRYFGDDYAAIMGEERAKWLYRGRGFLDHGIPLVGSSDRPVTDGSPLRAIQFMAERTSASGRLIGPDESITVDEALHAYTVAGARACHWEDTAGSLTPGKRADLVVLGDDPHRVEISRIGDIEVVATYVDGRATRPPPAHR is encoded by the coding sequence ATGCTCTGCACCAGGCTGACGAACGCCCGCTTCCTCACCATGGACCCGGACCATCCGGTCGCCCACCAGCTGGGCATCTGGCGGGGCCGCATCGTCAGCCTGGACGAGGCGGTGGCCTCCTTGCCCGCACACGAGGTGATCGACCTTCAGGGAGCCACCGTGCTCCCGGGGTTCATCGACGCCCACGTGCACCTGCCCTGGACCGGTTTCAAGCAGAACACCCCGAGCATCGCGGGCCTCACCCGGATCGACGACGTCCTCGCCGTCGTGGCGCATGCCGTCGCCCGGAAGGACTCGCCCGGATCCTGGGTGAGCATCGCCGGTTACGACCAGCGCGCGCTGGGCCGCCACCTGACCGCCGCAGAACTCGACAAGGTCAGCCAGGGCCACAAGCTGTACGTGCTCCACGACTCCGGGCACGGCTGCGTGGTCAACACCGCCGTCCTGGACCTGCTCGCCGCGGACGTCCCGCACGAGAACGGCTTCCTCGCCGAGGGCGCGATGGGCGCCGCCCGCGCGCTGCGGCTCCCGTACTCCCAGCAGGACCTGGCCGAGGCGATCGGGCGTGCCGCCCGGACCTGCCTGGCCGAGGGGATCACCGCCTGCGCCGAGGCGGGCATCGGCGGCGCCCTCTTCGGCCACAGCCCGGTCGAACTGGGCGCGTACCAACTGGCCCGGGAAAAGGGTCTGTTGCCGCTCCGGGTGCAGCTGATGGTCTCCGCCGACCGACTCAATCCGGTCGCCGCTCACGCAGCGGACGGCATCCCCAAGGCCCTCGACCTCGGGCTGCGCACCGGCTTCGGCGACGAGTGGCTCTCCGTGGGCGCTCTCAAGATCTATACCGACGGCGGCATGATGGCCCGTACCGCGGCCCTGAGCGCCCCGTACGAAGGGCTCCGGCACGCGGGCCAATTGCAGGACGACCCCGAGGCGCTCGCGCAGTCGATCGTGGACGGGCACCTCGCCGGTTGGCAGCTCGCCGTGCACGCCATCGGCGATCGCGCGGCCGACGTCGCCCTGGACGCCCTGGAACGGGCCCAGCGCCTTCGCCCCCGCCCCGACGCCCGGCACCGCATCGAACACGCCGGCCTGATCCGCCCCGACCAGCTCCCGCGCTTCGCGGGGCTCGGCGTCAGTGCGGTCGTCCAGCCCAACTTCCTGCGTTACTTCGGAGACGACTACGCGGCCATCATGGGTGAGGAGCGGGCCAAGTGGCTGTACCGGGGCCGGGGGTTCCTCGATCACGGCATCCCCCTGGTCGGCAGCTCCGACCGCCCGGTGACGGACGGCTCCCCGCTGCGCGCCATCCAGTTCATGGCCGAACGCACCTCCGCGTCCGGCCGCCTGATCGGCCCGGACGAGAGCATCACCGTCGACGAGGCCCTGCACGCCTACACCGTCGCCGGCGCCCGCGCCTGCCACTGGGAGGACACCGCGGGCAGCCTCACCCCGGGCAAACGCGCGGACCTGGTCGTACTCGGAGACGACCCGCACCGCGTCGAGATCTCGCGCATCGGCGACATCGAGGTGGTGGCGACGTACGTCGACGGCCGGGCCACCCGGCCGCCGCCCGCTCATCGGTGA
- a CDS encoding serine/threonine-protein kinase, translating into MYNEDSVPEQPDGGRLVAGRYRLLCRLGEGGMGTVWRAHDETLHREVAVKEVRAPLGVRAADIARMYSRLEREAWAAARIADRNVVTVYDVAMDDDRPWIVMELIRGRSLAELLSSGPITPQHAARIGAEVLAALRAAHAVGVEHRDVKPANVLLADDGRVVLGDFGIAMVEGSTALTMTGEVVGSPEYLPPERALGRPSGPESDLWSLGVLLYASVEGISPFRQDSALSTLRAVVDAELPAPRRAGPLAAVIEGLLRKEPAERTPAERVAVALRDIGRGVPSPADDATASQAAHTAALAPGLDTGSTTAAAPLAPLPGSEPETTDVTPLEPATAAATVPPPVADTGHFAPPAPARRPRKRRKAVVGAGAAACALLVAGLGYALTDRSEGNEAGADQAPAGASASLREAGTTPAASAVRVSVVGSNTTYAGACPSPGHQAPTFTATFTAAEPTRISYRWVSKDGSVVDPHWRVLSIGDEGTRTSQDTVRLTTYAKAGTLNSEIGVELRQPFAGTSNAVPFSMTCGG; encoded by the coding sequence ATGTACAACGAGGATTCCGTGCCGGAGCAGCCGGACGGTGGACGACTGGTCGCAGGCCGCTACCGCCTGCTGTGCCGTCTCGGCGAAGGCGGAATGGGAACCGTGTGGCGCGCTCACGACGAGACGCTGCACCGGGAGGTCGCCGTCAAAGAGGTGCGCGCCCCGCTCGGCGTGCGCGCCGCCGACATCGCGCGCATGTACAGCCGGCTGGAACGTGAGGCGTGGGCAGCCGCACGGATAGCCGACCGCAACGTGGTGACGGTGTACGACGTGGCCATGGACGACGACCGCCCCTGGATCGTGATGGAACTGATCCGCGGGCGGTCGCTGGCCGAACTGCTGAGCTCCGGGCCGATCACCCCGCAGCACGCCGCGCGCATCGGCGCCGAGGTGCTGGCCGCGCTCCGCGCCGCCCACGCCGTCGGCGTCGAACACCGGGACGTGAAGCCGGCCAATGTGCTGCTCGCCGACGACGGAAGGGTGGTGCTCGGCGATTTCGGCATCGCGATGGTCGAGGGCAGTACGGCCCTCACCATGACCGGTGAGGTCGTGGGCTCCCCTGAATACCTACCCCCGGAGCGGGCGCTCGGCCGCCCCTCCGGCCCGGAGTCCGACCTGTGGTCCCTCGGCGTGCTGCTGTACGCGTCCGTCGAGGGCATCTCCCCGTTCCGTCAGGACTCCGCGCTGAGCACCCTGCGCGCCGTCGTCGACGCGGAACTTCCCGCGCCGCGCCGGGCCGGTCCTCTCGCGGCCGTCATCGAAGGACTGCTCCGCAAGGAGCCTGCCGAGCGGACCCCTGCCGAGCGGGTCGCGGTCGCGCTGCGGGACATCGGCCGGGGTGTGCCGTCGCCCGCGGACGACGCCACCGCGTCGCAGGCCGCCCACACCGCGGCGCTCGCTCCGGGCCTCGACACGGGGTCGACGACGGCCGCCGCCCCCCTCGCCCCCCTGCCCGGCTCCGAACCGGAGACGACCGACGTCACCCCCCTCGAACCCGCCACGGCGGCGGCGACCGTGCCCCCACCCGTCGCGGACACCGGCCACTTCGCACCGCCCGCGCCGGCCCGCCGCCCGCGCAAGCGGCGCAAGGCCGTGGTGGGGGCCGGCGCGGCGGCTTGTGCCCTGCTCGTGGCGGGGCTGGGGTACGCGTTGACCGACCGGTCCGAGGGCAACGAAGCGGGCGCCGACCAGGCTCCCGCCGGGGCGAGCGCGTCCTTGCGGGAAGCCGGCACCACGCCGGCCGCCTCGGCCGTACGCGTCTCGGTGGTGGGCTCGAACACCACGTACGCGGGAGCCTGTCCGTCGCCGGGCCATCAGGCGCCCACGTTCACGGCGACGTTCACCGCGGCGGAGCCGACCCGGATCTCCTACCGCTGGGTTTCCAAGGACGGATCAGTGGTCGATCCGCACTGGCGCGTCCTGTCGATCGGGGACGAGGGAACCCGTACGAGTCAGGACACGGTGCGCCTGACGACGTACGCGAAGGCCGGAACGCTGAACAGCGAGATCGGCGTGGAGCTGCGCCAGCCCTTCGCCGGGACGTCCAACGCGGTTCCCTTCTCGATGACCTGCGGCGGCTGA
- a CDS encoding MbtH family protein, whose product MSTNPFDDPEGRFLVLANDEGQHSLWPSFADVPGGWTIVFGENTRAACLDFVEANWTDLRPRSLAQSMDA is encoded by the coding sequence ATGAGCACCAATCCGTTCGACGATCCGGAAGGCCGCTTCCTCGTCCTCGCGAACGACGAGGGCCAGCACTCGCTCTGGCCGTCCTTCGCCGACGTACCCGGAGGGTGGACGATCGTCTTCGGCGAGAACACCCGAGCGGCGTGCCTGGACTTCGTCGAGGCCAACTGGACCGATCTGCGCCCCCGCTCCCTCGCGCAGTCGATGGACGCCTGA
- a CDS encoding alpha/beta fold hydrolase, with protein MRRLTDPVPGRGGGAEDAFAAFGLPGEPGTEAFWAAAGTPASVPADDGGWVTLFLWRGSPASIVFESWSEPVPLRRWGDTDCWYAEVRMPARLRVTYRFLAGDTPYADPFNPVGAGGDRSIAATPDAPAQPHWPLIGAADVLPVPPARVRWSSGLLRGRRTVRVHPAGGGGPVVLLLDGDDWLYLHPAVTAFDSAVAGGEMPPVTLVFLPAGDREAEFGCGPELWEAVRDELLPLVAETGLPADPHRLVVAGQSLGGLSAVYAALEYPDLVSRVACQSGSFWWTPGAPDLPDPLAGPVGGAIAARLRERPDLSGVRIAFDLGEHETRMLPHCELVEALADQAGATVRVSRSASGHDRAGWRHALLRDVAWALG; from the coding sequence ATGCGACGCCTGACCGATCCCGTCCCCGGTCGCGGGGGCGGCGCGGAGGACGCCTTCGCCGCGTTCGGACTGCCCGGCGAGCCCGGTACCGAAGCGTTCTGGGCCGCGGCGGGGACGCCCGCGTCCGTGCCTGCCGACGACGGGGGTTGGGTGACCCTCTTCCTGTGGCGCGGCTCTCCGGCGAGCATCGTCTTCGAGAGCTGGTCGGAGCCCGTGCCCCTGCGCCGGTGGGGCGACACGGACTGCTGGTACGCCGAGGTGCGCATGCCCGCGCGGCTGCGCGTGACCTACCGGTTCCTCGCGGGCGACACCCCGTACGCCGACCCGTTCAACCCGGTGGGCGCGGGCGGCGACCGGTCCATCGCGGCCACCCCGGACGCCCCGGCCCAGCCGCACTGGCCCCTCATCGGCGCCGCCGACGTCCTGCCCGTCCCCCCTGCCAGGGTCCGCTGGAGCAGCGGACTGCTGCGCGGGCGGCGCACCGTTCGGGTCCATCCGGCCGGCGGTGGCGGGCCGGTGGTGCTGCTGCTCGACGGTGACGACTGGCTGTACCTGCACCCGGCCGTGACCGCGTTCGATTCGGCCGTCGCCGGTGGCGAGATGCCGCCCGTCACCCTCGTCTTCCTGCCGGCCGGGGACCGGGAGGCCGAGTTCGGCTGCGGGCCCGAGCTGTGGGAGGCCGTCCGGGACGAACTGCTGCCGCTGGTCGCGGAAACCGGCCTGCCCGCCGACCCGCACCGCCTGGTGGTCGCCGGACAGAGCCTCGGCGGGCTGAGCGCGGTGTACGCGGCGCTGGAGTACCCGGACCTGGTGTCCCGGGTCGCCTGCCAGTCGGGTTCGTTCTGGTGGACGCCCGGCGCCCCCGACCTGCCAGACCCCCTGGCCGGCCCGGTCGGCGGCGCCATCGCGGCGCGCCTGCGCGAGCGCCCCGACCTGTCCGGCGTACGGATCGCCTTCGACCTGGGGGAACACGAGACGCGGATGCTGCCGCACTGCGAGCTGGTCGAGGCCCTGGCCGACCAGGCCGGTGCGACCGTACGGGTGTCGCGGTCGGCCTCCGGCCACGACCGGGCGGGCTGGCGGCACGCCCTGCTCCGGGATGTCGCCTGGGCACTCGGCTAG